The DNA segment GCAATCGCCGGAATTGCAAGAACGAGAACCGACACAGCAGAAATACAGCTGTAATACTGCACTTGTCCCCAAGCATAATTGATCGCGGTGCGCTCAACAGTGCCCGGGTTGTAAGTCTCCTGGAGTAGATAACCTCCAAGATAAATCTTCTGAACCTGGTCTTGAAGATTGGCAGGCAAAGCTCGCGAAAGCGCTTCAGTGAAAGTATTGCCGTAGATGGCAGTGGAGACAGCAGTACCGATTGAGCCACCAATGTTGGAAGCGAGGTAGATGATAGATAACATCATTGGCACACCTTCGCGGTCAGCAGCGGTCATGACAGCCATGTCTTCGCCAATGACGAGAGTTCCTCCAGCGACGGCGATGAAGATCTGGCACATCACGACGTATCCGATACCATAGTCGCCTCCACGGAAATGAACCATGAGACCAGATCCGAGGAACATGAGTGGCAAaccgaagaagagacaaGCATTCTTGAAGCGCTTCGAGTAGTAAACCCAAGCACCAAAGACAGGAGACCAGAAGCACGAACCTACGTTATAGATTTGTGCCATGTAGCCTGCATCTCGGACGGTGAGGGCGTAGGTGACTTTGACGTAGTTGTAGAATTGGAGGTCCCAGGAGTAGAAGCTGAAGTAGAGGACGGCGGCGAGGACGCAGGCTCCGAGAACGGTAGGTTCGCGGATGAGCTCCCAGCGGACGAAGTGGACGCGAGCGAAGTAGCGTTCCCAGACGTAGAAGACTGGGAAGAGGCAGACGCCGATTACGACCATGGCGATGAaggtggcggaggtgaaTGAGGCTCGGCCGTAGGACTGGAGGGAGAATGGGAGTAGGAAGAGGACGAATGCCAGCATGAGTAGGACGCAGCCGACGACTGGTGGAGGTGTTAGCAGGAGCAGAGGGCAGCAAGGGGGTCACTTACTATCAAACTCGTGGAAGTAGTGCATGAACGACTGCATCGCAGTGCGACCAGAGCTCTCCCTCTTCAGCAGACCCATCTTCTCAGCTTTGCGCTGGTAGAACTTGAATACAATGGCCAATGGAAGGAAGACGACAGGCTGAATGATACAGAATGCACCAATCGCCCATCTCCAAGTGGTAGTGTCCAAGAACGCCTGACCTGCAAGGGGTCCAGTGAAGGCAGTGCAGATGAATGGCGTCGACACAAAACCCCATGCGAATGCTCGGTTGCGGAGGCCGGTGGTATCAGCCACGAAAATATCGAGGATGAGGTAGACGGCATCGTAACCGATCCAGTACAGGACATAACCGGCGGCATAGCTGTTGACACCATCGCTAGATgcgatgatgagaatgcCGAGCAGGTagacgccgaagaagacgaggtagGCTTCAGTACGGCCCCAGATGTTGAGCAGCTTTGCAATTGGCAGCTTCAGCACTCCGCCAATAATGGTTGCGAGGATCTGAGCGGTGGTGTAGGCGGGAGCGGTGCTGAAGTTGGCGTATGCGTTGACGGAGGCCACGGACATGATTGACGACTGGAGGGCCAGCATGAAGAAGCAGACCCAGATCCTGTGCGGCGCTGGTcagtgatgaagacgatcatGGGGGGCTGCTTCTTTTACGTACCATGCAAAGGTAGCATAGAGCACGGGCTTGGTCCAGACAAGGGCGGCAGCTTCTGCCTTCTGAATACCTTCGGGGGCATCGGCAGTGACTTGATCTGGGTGTTGCTGAACCTCCTTGTCGTTCTGAGCTTCGAGACTCAACGCGTCGCTGTCCGAGTTTTCATCCTTGGAGTGAGATGTTTCGACAGGCGACTTTCCGCCAACATGGTCAGTGACTGCAAAGGCCTCCGCAGTGTGCTGCTCAGTCTGGCGACCGCGGATCTGTTCGAGGACAGCCATCGTGAGCCGTCAACGCCCGCAGATCGACTGTCGAATGGGTGGAGGTGATGCGCGAGTGAGTGTCGATCAGCAAAGTGAAGTGTGAAGGCGATGGAAAGATCTTGTCAGATTGATAAGATGGCTCGCTTCTTGAGGAAAAGGCGCGTGCTGCAGGTCTTAGAAGCGCTCCACTTCAGCACCAACGCTCGAGCGAGAACGCGCGCGCGCTGCTCGGACACTTTGTCATTTTGGGGTCGCACTTCTTGTTCGCGCTGCCATCCCACGCAACGGAACGAACGATACGTGGTCCCGGACCTGACCCATTTGTCCTACTGGAGGAAAGCTTTCCGCTCTGTGCCTCACGTCGAATGAGCATGGCCCTCACACGCTAGACTCGGCAAGTCGGATCAGATAATTTTCTCGTCTTGCCAGGGTGTCTgtggcggcgagggcgatgGCGCTGATGCAGCTCGTGCATGTGCAAAGTTTGTATGTGGACGCGACGTCTCTGCAGTTCGAGCGCCGAGAAATCGGCCATTTCTTGCATCAACTTGGCCTGTCGGACAAGCATTCATTTCCAAGGCTTTGTTGCCGTTCTTGTGCCTCTGCCGACAGAATCAGTCCACTTCTCCGTTGCCGAGATCGGGTGGCATGGATGATGCTCTCGCACGAACGCGACGACCTCCGCCGATGTGACCAGAAACTCTGTCCCGGCGGGCGGCAAGCCCACACGTCACACGCCTCGGAAGCAGTCGGCGGTTGTTTGCTACACCTCTCCTCCTTCGACGTGCCATTTAATACTGATGAAGCAAGGAAAGGAGGGAGGCAATGGTACAAGAAGTGGGTGATGGTATATAACGCAAAGTTTCATAGATCCGCCAAGGTTTACCAGACAGAAGGAAGGATTGGTGAGCAACATgaatgcttcttcttgctcagaATTTGATCCTCTGTTACTTCACGTGCAGTGCTTCAGTGCTACGTGCAAGCATCCCGACCGATTGTGAGAGTGAGAACCAACATATTGCAATAATGCTGTCCTTTTCGCAATTCGATGCTCTGCCACTATACATACACTTCTTGCGTGTCCCGCGTACTTTATGCATACACACTCGCATCATCTGAGCCACACCCATAGCCAGCCGCAGCCATCCTGCTTGCTGGCTGTTCTCCGTAGACGCCATCCTAGAACGCCATTCTCATGCCCATTTTGTAAAACGCTCATTATGCTCTTGAACCCCACTCCGTATTCATGCATACGCATGCCTCGCTAGTCCTGTTCTCATGATATCCATACAAAAAACGCCTCATTGAAAGACCATCTCCTAAATCCTCAGCCCCAGTCGTCTCGGACCAAAATACAGCAGTCCTCCGATTCCAGTAAACGCCAGCCCGACCCACCACAGCCGATCAGGGTTGATATTCTGCACCAACATGTCTCCGCCCTTGCCTTGCTCAAACTTGCTCTTCCAGTTCAATGGAACTTCCATATACGAAGCAGGACCCGCATCTTCCAATcctctcttgctcttcttcccgGCCTTCGCAGTCTCCGTTGTCGTGGCGTGCAAAGTCGTCGTAGGAAGCATCTGAGGCGGTTCGAAAGCGATGTAGAAAGGTTGCATCGGAGTCCCGTCAAACTCCCAAAGATTGAGTCGTTTGACATTGTGGTAAGGATCGGTGAGAACTTGGTATTGCTGTAACAGTAACTCCCATCAGCTCCCTTTCTCACAGCTTTTACTTCTTCCTCGACTACGCACCTTAAACGTCTCGCTCTGATTATACCTCGTATAAATCGCATTCTCATTATCGCACGGCTTACTGAGCAATTGCCTCCCATCCGTAGCAATAGGGGTCAAAGCCAACGACCCATTCGACAACTGCTCCCATTTTCCATGCTGCCATTGCATTATCCCACCTGGGCAATTCGGTCGGACGGGGTTCGCGATGGCGCGGTAGTAGGCttcttcgtagtagccaTCTGCGGTGAAGGAGTAGGAGATTCCGGTGTGTGAGGGTTCGATGAGTTTGTCGTTGATGGCGTCGTAGAAGCCCTGGAGAAGATGTGTGAGTCGGGTGATCTACCGGGGGAGGGAAGGGCAAGGGAAGTGTGGTGGTGAGACATACAGGGCCGGTGAGAGTCTTGCCGGATTTGGTGGACCAGGTGCCTATGATGTCTGAGGGGAGTGCGGCGTGCGAGGATGCGATCAGGCCCAGTCCAGCTGCGGCGAGCGCGAGTGTGCGGCGCATGTTGTGTGTTTGTGTCGAGTGGTGTGTTGAACGAGTGTGGGATGCGAAAGCAACGAGCGAGGCGAGAACGCAACGGGTGGTGAAGAAAGTGGTCGCTGGAGCCACTGGTCGGGTGGAAGTCGTGTTTGTCCACAATGGGAAGTCGCCCTGATGCTGATCTTCTTGGCGCTCAAGATAGCAACACGCGTGGGAAGGCCATGTACCACTATTGATCAAGAACGGACTCTTTGCTGGCACTTATTCTCTCGTGGTGTTCATGGAAGCAATAACAGGGAGACTGCGTTGTTAAGACGGCAATTGAAGAGCAGCTCCGAACAATTTTCTTATCGCCATCATCCCAGCACCCCGCCTCCAGCATCAAGAACATGAACGGCCTCATACCAACTCCCTTCTGCACGATTTTGACGCGAAGCTTTCTCTGCAGACACTCAATCCACTTCTCAAAAACACTCAGTCAAATCTGCGAACATAGAAAACAGCCCTTCAGCATGTCCTCCCACAACTCCCAAAAAGAAGCCAAAAAAGCCCTCCGATCAGATATAAAATCCCGACTCTCCCAACTCTCTACACAAGACCTCACTGCACAATCCGAAAAAGCTCAAAACATTATTCTAAACTCGTCACAATACCAAAATGCTCGACGAGTTGGGATATACCTCTCTATGCCGCAAAGTGAAGCACAGACGGATATATTGATTCGGGACGCGCTTTCATCATCGCAAGCCAAGAAAGTCTGCGTGCCTTATATTTATTCGGTCAAGAATGATGATGCCACATCAAAGAAACGGACGACGAAGGTCATGGATATGTTGCAACTGGAGACGATAGAAGAGTATGCTGGACTGGAGAAGGATGGGTGGGGCATCCCGAAGTTGTCTGATCAGGGGATTGAGCAGAGGGAGAATGCGATGGGATGGAAGGGGTTGTCGTCGATGGACGCTGATGGAAGTCGAGTAGAGAATGAAGGTGATGCAGCGAGAGAAGCTGGTCTGGACCTGATCGTCGTGCCTGCTGTGGCTTTTGATCGAGAACTGAACAGACTCGGTCACGGCGCAGGATTCTACGACAAATTCCTCACGCGGAATTTTGGCGAtgggaagagcaagaagccgTATCTCTGTAAGTGGACCCACGTCATCACTGATGTTTCTCCTCACTGACAGACCTCCGCAGTCGGACTCTGTCTGGCAGAGCAGATTGTGCCTGAGGGAAAACTCGTCATGGAACCTTGGGATTGGAGAGTGGACGCCGTGGCCGTGGGCGATGGCACATTGCTGACTTCAGATGATATCCAATGAGCATTACAGTGTACCGCATTTGAGCGCGCAGCATGAGGGCGACTCACTGTTCGTGCCGGATCGTGTCCACCCTTTGGGActtgtcctcgtcctcgtttgACATTTTCTTCTCGTGATTCGCGATGCGGTGGTCGCGTCGCTGTCAGCGGACCCCGCTCTTGTCCGAAGCATGACTCTGCTACGCCATGTGTCCGCACTCAATGCCTTCGCGAGCAATTCGCTCAGCGTGTCCCTCCTTTCGTGGCATCACTGTCTCACGATAAACTCTGGATCAAGCACACGTTGTCGCCCTTGAGCAATATTTGACCTGTTTGCGCGCGTCATGTCAGCTTCCAACTTTTGTCCAAAATCATGAACGCCTTTCACTCACCCAGTTCTCGCCTGTCTCCTGGCTTCTCCTCTGTGTCTGTGGCTCCCTTGGCAGGCTGCTTCACCTCCACTGCATCATCAATCACCAAGTTCATGAACTCATCGAACCCTCGGATTTTGCCCTCAATTCGAATGCCCAGCTGCTCGTAAAGCCAGATCTGAACTGTGCTGTGTTGCTGCAAGAGCTTGAAGATAAAGTTGATTGGAGGAAGGAGGACCTTTCGCTGTCCGCCGCCTCTGCGATCGCCCATGTTGGAGttttgtggttgtggttggaGGTGCGGTTGGTGGAGCGCAACGGGGCGCGGCGCGATGGTTCACGTCGTGGTCGCGTGAGAAGTGTGCGTGCGGTAAATTGTGTGCGACGGGCTGTCAAAGTGGAGGTTGGATGTCTTGTCAGAGTCTCGAATTCGATGCGGTGGTCGCGAGGTGCAGCTGCAAGTCTCCCGAGACTAAAGTTTTGGAAGGCGCGCACGGACTCTGTCGAGCATGGCAATCGGCAGGAGCGTTCTACTCTTCTTTGGTGGGGCTGCCTCTTTTACCACAAACAATCACatccagcaacaacaaccgtTTTCCCACCTTCCAACCCTCCCACGGTCTTTACTCACTCACCACACACTTTGCCTGCCGACGAGAAATGATCAGGCGGACAACGAACCACGCCCGTTTCCTCTAAACCAACAGACACTCCCACTCCACGCCGCAAACATGACCGTCAACGAGGCCTTTGCGCCGGTGCTGTCCGCTCTGGCCATCATGTCCAGCAGCGCCGACAAGAGCCAAAAGACACAAGCGCACGCCTTTCTGGAGCAATTTCAGAAATCACAAGACGCCTGGACTCACACATTTTCCATTTTGCAATCGGCACAGTCAACAGACGAGGCGAAATTGTTCGCGGCGACGACGTTGAAGGGAAAGGTAAGGTAAGAGCAGTTGAGAGGCGAAAATGGAGCGGGACTGACAAAGTATTCTTCAACCAGATAATCTTCGACTTTCACCAGATTCCTCGCGAATCATGGCCACAATTACGAGATACCCTGCTTGCGACTGT comes from the Cercospora beticola chromosome 4, complete sequence genome and includes:
- the SIT2 gene encoding Siderochrome iron transporter 2: MAVLEQIRGRQTEQHTAEAFAVTDHVGGKSPVETSHSKDENSDSDALSLEAQNDKEVQQHPDQVTADAPEGIQKAEAAALVWTKPVLYATFAWIWVCFFMLALQSSIMSVASVNAYANFSTAPAYTTAQILATIIGGVLKLPIAKLLNIWGRTEAYLVFFGVYLLGILIIASSDGVNSYAAGYVLYWIGYDAVYLILDIFVADTTGLRNRAFAWGFVSTPFICTAFTGPLAGQAFLDTTTWRWAIGAFCIIQPVVFLPLAIVFKFYQRKAEKMGLLKRESSGRTAMQSFMHYFHEFDIVGCVLLMLAFVLFLLPFSLQSYGRASFTSATFIAMVVIGVCLFPVFYVWERYFARVHFVRWELIREPTVLGACVLAAVLYFSFYSWDLQFYNYVKVTYALTVRDAGYMAQIYNVGSCFWSPVFGAWVYYSKRFKNACLFFGLPLMFLGSGLMVHFRGGDYGIGYVVMCQIFIAVAGGTLVIGEDMAVMTAADREGVPMMLSIIYLASNIGGSIGTAVSTAIYGNTFTEALSRALPANLQDQVQKIYLGGYLLQETYNPGTVERTAINYAWGQVQYYSCISAVSVLVLAIPAIAIWKNYRVDKQQNKGVMI
- a CDS encoding uncharacterized protein (BUSCO:EOG09265NHW); translated protein: MGDRRGGGQRKVLLPPINFIFKLLQQHSTVQIWLYEQLGIRIEGKIRGFDEFMNLVIDDAVEVKQPAKGATDTEEKPGDRRELGQILLKGDNVCLIQSLS
- a CDS encoding uncharacterized protein (BUSCO:EOG09264PMA), which translates into the protein MSSHNSQKEAKKALRSDIKSRLSQLSTQDLTAQSEKAQNIILNSSQYQNARRVGIYLSMPQSEAQTDILIRDALSSSQAKKVCVPYIYSVKNDDATSKKRTTKVMDMLQLETIEEYAGLEKDGWGIPKLSDQGIEQRENAMGWKGLSSMDADGSRVENEGDAAREAGLDLIVVPAVAFDRELNRLGHGAGFYDKFLTRNFGDGKSKKPYLFGLCLAEQIVPEGKLVMEPWDWRVDAVAVGDGTLLTSDDIQ